The Macaca nemestrina isolate mMacNem1 chromosome 15, mMacNem.hap1, whole genome shotgun sequence genome segment TTTATtaccagttttcatctgaatCCACTGGGGAATGGGAcgattttccttttgtttctcggGCAGGAATTGCTTAATCCTGAAAGTCTTGTGAGAAGACATGGCGAGAAGCGGAGTCAAGCACACACCACGATGGCAGAGAAAGGAACGTTATTTCATTGTTTATGTGAAGTTCAAACTTAACTGGCATCTTGTTTTtcatctagctcctctccctccttacCATGTCGTCCCCTCACAGACTTGGTGAGTGGTGCCTTTCCCCCACTTGTTCCAAGCCTTCTAGAGCAGAAGATAGGAATTCTGAAGCCCCAGGAAACGAGTCCTGACTTTGGGGAGGAGAGGACAGAGGAGCGAGACCCTAGAACAAGGCGGCTCCAAGGCCTTTGGGGGCCTGGTCCTGCATGGGTGGGGTGCTGGGGGCTTGGCCCCAGAAGAGCCACTCGGGAGAACTGTTTTGTTCCTTCCATTCCTGGTAATTTGATAGTTTTCCAACTAAAACTGGTTTCCCATCATAAATAATGGACTCCCTCTGTTCACTGGGATGGTTGCCTGTGTTGATGGCTGTTCTGTGTGTACCAAGCACTGTATTGATGGCCTTACGTTGCTGTTATCACAAATACTTCCTCCCTGCCTACCTTGCACCAGGCAAGGTTTATTACTGAGGACACAACTGTGAACAAAGCAGGTAAACCCCTTCCTTTTAGGGATTTCAGAGCCTAAAAGGAGGGGAGAACTAAGGGCAATCGggtgaactcttttttttttttttttttttttgagacggagtttcgctcttgtttcccaggctggagtgcagtggcacaatctcggctcactgcaatctccacctcctgggttcaagtaattctcctgcctcagcctcctgagtagctgggattacaggcgagtgccatcacacccggctaggtttttgtattttttagtagagagggggtttcaccatgttggctaggctggtcttgaactcttgaccttaggtgatccatccacctcgccctcccaaagtgctgggattacaggcgtgagccactgcacctggccagatgtACTCTTACATAATTAAGTTGGCAGGGTAAGAAATGCACTTAAAATAAACCAATGACTTTAAGAGGTGAAAAATAGTACACCCAGTTCACACATGAAGATACTGAGGTTTGGAGAAATTAATCCATTTGTGCAAGATTGGACCTCCAGTAAATGATAGAGCTGAGAGTTAAACCTTGTCTCCAAattcatgctcttaaccactcGGATATGAGGCACCTGTGGGGATCTGGCTTGGCGTTTGTCATCATTCTGTGGGAGTTTCTTTGGCGGTgatcttagttttctcatctttgaaaTGAGGGTGTTGCGGCAGGTGGGTTCTCATGCATCATCCCCAAAGaggaacaaacaaatgaaaagctcTTGCAGGCCGAGAGGTCAATGACACCGTCAAGGCTTGTCTGCTGGAAGGTGCCTCTCTTCTGGGACTAGAAACATTTCTGTCCACTTTTCCCTGTCCCCTGAGGACAGAGCCTGTGCATGAGACTCAACCAGAAGCCAGCAGCCTTGCTAGATCTGACACAGAGGGAAAGGTCCTGAGCTGGGTGGGGGCACAAGGAGAGGATCAAAACAGTGAAGTGAACAAACCCGTAATAAAACTGGCATTCCTGAGAGGAGAAACCGCAAGGTGCGACTTGAAAGGACTTGGCTGGGGTTCCCACTGCGCTGACAAAAGCAGGAGGGGCAGCTCACCCTCCAGCAGCTATGGCTCTGCCTGTGCCCTGCAGGTATCCTGCTCCACGGCAGGACTTGCAGGCCCTCCCCCAGCAGCTGTGTGCACCACCTTCACATCAAACTCAACAGTCCCAGCCCCAGGCTGTGAGCAGGAACCAGAAAAACATATTCTGCTCCTAGCAACACATTGCAAATGAAACTGGCAAATGCCAACTTGCAGGGCAGTCTCAATACTGAGTTCTCCCTATGGGCCAGGAAGCTTCCCCCCAAACCCTACTAGCCGGTGTTTCCTCCAAACAGTCCCAGAAGGGCTGTTGGGAGGGCCAAAACCTTTGTGCAGGCTGGAAAGGAGTATTGTTTAAATTAGGTGCAAAGATCTGTTCCACCTCTAACACatccaaaagggaaaaaagggaggCAAGGATGGGGAGGCCCTTTCAACAAACCAGACAGGAGAGGATAGCGTACTTCTTACATTTAAACAAGGTGGCTTCTTTAGCAAATATAAgtgaattttaacattttgtagattcatggcagggtgcggtggctcatgcctgtaatcccagcactttgggaggccgaggcgggcagatcccttgaacttaggagtttgagaccagctggggcaacatggtaaaaccatgtctctacaaaaaatacaaaaattagccaggtgtggtggcctgaggtggaaggattgcttgagtcgtGGAGGAGGAGTTTAGAGTGAGCTGAGGTTCATGCCACTGCCACTCCAGACTGGTGGGTCACAGagcagaccttgtctcaaaaaaaaaaaaaaaaaaaaaaagaaaaatattgtacgTTCTTGTTAgacaaaaagtagagaaaatgccataatattttcttcttgagGGTTTACAGCCattttttgctttgcattttttagctttaaaaaaattataagattgCTACACGCTTCTCATGAGATACTGACATAATTCAGAAGCGTGTGAGGTGtgagtgaaagagaaagagagctcCGCGCTCCCCATCACTGCAGCTGCACTGGCTCCACCTTCATGggtcctgctttttttttttgagacaggatctccctctgtcacccaagctggagtgcagtggcgccatcatagctcactacagccttgacctcctgggctcaattgatcctcctgcctcagtctcccagtgtgttagaattacaggtgtgaaccactgcttCTGGTCTAGTCTGCTCTGCTCTTTACGCTGTAACCTTTGGATCCTGGAATGGTTCCTTCCTGCTCTAAGGCCTTTGCACTTGCCTTTCCCTTAGCAGCTTGGGACTCCTTGTCCTTTTTCTTCCCCtactctcttcccttcccctcccaaaTTCAACCTGGCTAACTCTCCTGCAGCCTTCAGATCGCCCTCTGAACATCTCCCTGGGCGACACCCCTGTGTCTTGACTCCTGGTTACCATGTgcccacagttccacatggcacatggaatgattgaatgaatgattcCCCATGCAGTTACCTGTGTTACCTATTCCTTGTATTTTATCCCAGGCATTTTTCTATTCATGCCTAAATTAGCAACGTGTCTAGAGTAAGACCTCATTCTGCAGACTGGTATTGCTGCCTCTGATAATAATAGGAACTGAGGTTTGCTGACAGTCAGACACTGGGCCCAGTACTTCATGCACAAAATCTCATTCACCCCCTTCCATTTTACAGCAGAGAAAGTTGGGTACTGAGAAGTATAGAAATTGCTGGGTTTCATAAAGATGCAAGTGATAAGGTGCTGACAGAAAAGGTTTCTTTGATCTAAGCCGCTATACGATATTGCCTCAAAGTCAAGGTAACTTAGTATTGATGAATTAATTTGCTTGTTCTTGTAGCCAGTGATCATGTACCAGGATGTGACATAAAGcagatcaataaaataaaattaaatataatgttacGAAGACaccaaaatatttgcaagcctaTGGGTCATCTTATTAACAAAAGCAGGATGTTCACCTATTTTTAGAGAATGCTGTCATGCACCACTATGGACCCAACACCAGCTTCCATGACTGTCAACTCATGGCCAACATTTTTTCACCCGCATCCACCCCCTTCCCTACCCTCACACCAGATTATTTTGAAACCAATCCCAAgaatcatattattttattaataagtgTTTCAGcatgtttctaaaaaataaggaCTCTTAAACACATTATAATTCTATTATCATACTAAAATGTATGTTAACAATCATTCTTTAACATCACCAAGTCTTCTGTCTGTTGAAATTGCCCCAATTTTTCAGCaattgttttcttctcatttaaaaaatttatctatttttaattgacacataaaaattgtatatatctaTCCTATacaacatgttgttttgaaatctGTATCCATATTTAGCTTAATTagctaaatcaagctaatgaaCATACACCTTAGCATCACATACTTATCACAGAACACACACAGGTAGTCCTAAAATCTACTCGCAGTGATTTTCAAGAATGCAGTACCTTGTCATGAACTGTAGGCACCATggtgtacaatagatctcttgaccttattCAACCTGTCtaactggaattttattttattttattttatttttttgagatggagtctcgctctgccgcccaggctggagtgcagtggccggatctcagcttactgcaagctccgcctcccgggttcacgccattctcctgcctcagcctcccgagtagttgggactacaggcgcccgccaccgcgcccggctagttttttgtattttttttttttttttagtagagacggggtttcaccgtgttagccaggatggtctcgatctcctgacctcgtgatccgtccgtctcggcctcccaaagtgctgggattacaggcttgagccaccgcgcccggccaacagcaattttatatcttttgacCCCATCTCCCCAGTCTCCTAGCCCCCCTCTGTTGCCCACCATGCTACTCTaacttctatgaatttgacttttttagatttcacttGTAAGCGAGACCATGCGGCATTTGTTATGTttgtttagtttgttttcatCGAGATGCGAATAAGGTCCATCCACACATGGCTGTTGGTTGATATGACTCTTAAGCCTCCTTAATTCTGTAGGTTCTTCTCCACTTTTCTTTCCTTGCAATTTACttgttgaagaaactgagtcatTCGTCCCAGAGAGTTTTGTGCAATTGGGAGTTTGGGGATTGCATCCCTGTGATATCATTTactatgtttttctgtttcagatATGTCTTATAAATTGAGGGTTGAATTTGGAGGCTTAGCTGTttctggtttgattttttttcataaaaatatgtcATAGGtggtttgaaatatttatttttatttttaggcggagtcctgctctgtcgcccaggctggagtgcagtggtgtgatctcggctcactgcaacctccgcctcctggttcaagtgattcttctgactcagcttcctgtgtagctgagattacaggtacccaccaccacgcctgactaatttttgtatttttagtagagatggggttttgccatgttggccaggctggtcttgaactcttgacctcaggtgatccgcccacctcggcctcccaaagtgctgggactacaggcatgagctgccatgcccggccTAGGTTTGAAATATTTAGAACCTCCATTATAACCTTCCAGAACTTCTGTGGCTGGGACTTCCAGGTTGAGAACTTCAGAGCTAGCCTCAGTCTCAGCCTCTCATTCACTGAAGTAGCAGCCAAGCCCGGGAGGCTAAGTCACGCTCAGCAAAATCCCTGCAGCCTGCAAAATCCCTTCACAGACTACTGACCTAGACGGAGAAAGCTGAGGAGGGCTTTAGAAAAAGCAGCTTCCCTCTGCTGCCCTGAGTCGCCCTGGGGATTTGCAGGGGAGGTTCCCCGACCTGGTTCGCTTTCTGCTTGCTAGCACGCAGGGTGGCTATGTGCCACAGCCCAGCCTGACTCATCCtctctgctttttatttctttcctcctcACACCCTCACTGAGCTGCTAATTGctctcctccaccctccccctTGGTTGGAATCCTGAGGCCCTGACCTAGAGACACCCCATCACAAGTGTTTTCCAGCCAGCtccaaaacctcatctctgctttATTTGAAAATCAGTCAACATTAAACAGAGACTTGCTCTGATTTAAGGAGACTTTTAAAactctaattttccttttctcccttcgctgcttctttttcttttttattgtttgttttccatttttttaaagacttcttGGCAACTGGTTTTGGGAGAAAGAGACCCTTTTGCAAAGGACCAGAAGGCATGTCCAGTGTTCAAACCCAAGGTGATGAAACCCCAAAGGTGTTTTCCTTTCCACATCTCTGTCTCTTCCACTCCCAGGCACACACCAGAAGGGCTGTCCGATTTACACATTGGCAGGTTTATGATTCATCCAACAAATGGTTTAAGCACCTTCATGGTTCCCAGGGCCCTTCTTAGTACTGGAGATTCAGCCAAGCTCGGCATCACCAAGTTCCTGCACACACATTGCTGGGGaaggcagattaaaaaaaaaaaaattccaggagtggtggctcatgcctgtaatcccatcgttttgggaggctgaggcaggaagatcgcttaagcccagaagtttgagaccaggctgggcaacacattgagaccccatctctgcaaaatatattttttaaaaaattagctggacatcgtggctcatgccagtagtcctagctacttgggaggctgaggcaggaggatcactggagcccacgaggttgaggctgcagtgagctatgatcaagtcactgcattccagcttgggtgacagagggagaccccatctctaaagaaaaacaaagaaagaaaaaaaaatacacaatttaaatTCAATCACGATGTGTTAGAGGGAAAAACTATCTGGGTGGTAGGAAAGTGGGTGACTGGGCAGGAAAGTGCAGTGAAGGTGGGAGAGAAGAGGGCAGAAGAAACCTGTCTCAGGTGAGGACCTTGGAGCTAAAGCCTTAGCTATGAAGAAGATCTGAGGGGACgagctccaggcagagggagcgaGGAGCTATGCAAAGCCCCTGCAGAGAGATTCACTGGGAGAACTTAAAGGTCAGAGAGCAGGCCAATGTTGTTGGAGAGATGGGCGGGGGGTCTATTGGCCACAGTGAGGAAACAGGTCTCTGTTCTAAGGCAGTGATTCCTTAGTGCTGGGGGTGATTTGGCCCCTCAAAGGACATTTAGTAATGTtgggagacatttttggttgccaCCCATTTGGGGGCAGTTActcctggcatctagtgggtagggGCCAGGGATACTGCCTAAGTCCTGCAAAGCACAGGACAGCCCCTATCATAGAGAACTCGTCAATCCCGGATataatagtgctgaggttgagaaaccctggtctaAGAGTGGTGGAAGGTCACTGGAGGGTCTGAAGCAAAGGAAGGATGTCATGTGTGTTAAAAAAGGAGAGTggagtgtggggagggagggtggaggtggggaagtggggagaCATTGCACTCGTCTCAGTGAGAGATGCTTCTAGTTCCAGGAGGCGGACCTCAAGGATGGAGAGAAGGCGGATGTTTTGAGATTGTTCCTATTCAAGTAAGCTATGGTCAAACACGTTTTGGAAATGTACACTATACCGAGATAAGCAGTCTAGCATGAATCCCAGAGCAAGACTATTTAAGTTCAGATCTTGGCTCTGCCTCttgttagctgtgtgatcttgggcaggattctcaacctctctgtgccacaGTTTTTCCATTGTAAAGTGGAATAATAGTGTCCATCTCAGAGGGCTAATGTAAGGAGTAAATTagttaatatacatataaataaactaGTAGATGACTAGAACACTGTGAATACTCAATAAGCATTATCTGGTATTAGTACATACTCGTTTTGGGAGTATCACTGGTTATAAACACAAATTGAAGTCTCTGAGAAGACCTGTAACAAAACTGTTGCTGGACTTGCTTAGGTTGCATTCACTAAACTTATATTTTCATGACacgtcccccacccccaccaattGTCTGAACACTCCGAAAACCAGAGATcctcagaaaacattttattatttatttatttattgagatggagtgtcgctctgtcccccaggctggagtacagtggtgtgatctcgtctcactgcaacctccacctccggggttcaagcaattcttgtacctcagcctcctgaacagctgggattacagacgtgcacaaccacacctagctaattttgtatttttagtagagacagggtttcaccatgttggccaggctggtcttaaacttctggcctcaggtgatccacctgcctcgccctcccaaagtgctgggattacaggcatgaaccactgtacccagaccctcagaaaacattttaaaatcatctttattGAGATCTAATTCACAGATcataaaattcattcttttaaagtatacaattcaatggtttttggTATATTGAAAAAGTTGTGCAGTCGTCCTCACAAtctaattttggaacattttgtcTCCTCGGAAAGAAACTCTGTACTTATTAGTAGTCTCACCTcattctcccttcccccagcccctggaaaccactcatctactttctgtctatgaatGTGTCTGTTCTGGACATGTCacataaatggagtcatacagtatgtggccttttgtgattgacttctttcactgagTGTAGTGTTTTCAAGATGCTGCCATGTAGCATGGATCTGTGTTTCATTCCTCGTTCATGGTCAAATGTTATTCCACTGCAGGGAGAGACCACATTTAGTTCATGCGTTCATCAGTTGCTGGACATGGGTTGGTTCCagtttttggttattataaataaagctgctatgaacattcatgtacaagttgcAGTGTggatacatgtttttatttctcctgggtAGACACCTAggtgtggaattgctgggtcacatggtgaGCTCAGTGTTGAGCTTTTTACAGAGGAGAGCACTCTGAGGTTTGTGGATGTTGGCATTTTGTTTGCTCTGCCATTTCCCCCTCTTCTCGTTCCTCTCCCGCCATGTTCCCCCTGTACTCCTAGATGCCAGTGAGAACTTTGCCTCTTCCCAACTGTTCGATCTTGAGAAAGTGATTTatccttctctgagcctccattttctcacctgtaaaatgggaataaagatGAAATGGGATTACTTATGTAAAGTGCTTGCTCTAGTCCTAGTAGTCAACTGGTTGAAGCCGTATTGTTGCTAGTGGCATCTGTGAGTGTGCATTGTGAGATCTTCTTCATGTAAGCAGTATATGGATTGGTAGATGCAATTGCCAGCAATGCTGTGATAAAGAATCCTGTGCTTGTCTCCTGGGCAGGACATAGGATACGCACATCTTCACCTCCATTGGAGTTGGCCAACTGAATCTCTAAGGCAGTTGAACCAACGCACACTCCCAGTGGAAGAGTTTTCACCACACCATTTTTGCTGAGCCctgataatttctttctttttgcccaTTTGGTGGGTGTGACACAATGCCACCTTATAGTTTTGATTTGGATGCCAGATACTTTATCTGGATTATGTTATTTAGCACTTGCAGACACCTTGTGAGGTTCATACtaatatgattcttttttttgagacagagtctcattctattgcccaggctggagtgcaatggcacgatctcagctcactgcaacctccgcctcctgggttcaagcgattctcctgcctcagcctcctgagtagctgggacaacaggtgctcgccaccacgcccagctaatttttgtattttagtagagacagggtttcaccatgttgaccaggctggtctcgaactcctgaccttgtgatccacccaccttggcctcccaaagtgctggaattacaggcatgagccaccgtgcccggccatatgatacccattttgcagaggaagaaacagactTTGAGAAGTAAAGGGCTGGCCCATGAAACATGAAGCCAGGCAGTCTGGTTCCAATGCCTAGGCTCTCCACCTGAGCTTTACTCTGCCTCCTTGGGGCCTGGGCTGACGAATAAACATGAAAAAGACCCCAGAGTGACTACTGAGACTGCCAAGAAATTGAAGAACTACATTCACTCTTTCCATCAGCAAATACTTatttgtgccaggctctgtgaaCAAAATAAAGTCCCTATTCCCAGGACTTCTGGTCCAGTGTGGGGAGACAGCAAATAGATATGCAACATTACATAAGCTCTGGGAGAAAAATCAAGCAGGAAAAGGGGCTGCAGGGTGATGTTTGTCTGAGGAGGTCAAGGGAGGCTTCTCAAGGAAGAGACATTTGGACAGAGAACTGGACATTCATACAGGAAGGGACGTAGTGAGAGTGTGAGCCACGTGGCCAGCTGCAGGAAGAGCTTTTTtggcagagagaacagcacaCGCAAAGTTTGCATGGTGGCATGATTGGGGAGTTTGAGGAATACCAAGGCAGCCTTGGTAGGCAGAACTCTAGAGCTGGCTCTGGATTCTCATTCTCTGGTTATCCAACCAAACAGGAATCCAGGGACTGCTGCGAAGGATTTGAAGTTGAAATGAAAGTCCCAAGTCGGTTGATCTTAGGATATGAAGATGATCCTAatgggcctcatctaatcagaGGGGCCCTTTAAGAGCAGCGGATCCTCTCTGGCTGGCGCAGGAGAAGTCAGAGGGTTTGGAAGCAGGAAAAGGATTCCAGGGACCCTTGCTGGCTGAAGATAGAGGAATCCACGAGACAAGTAATGCAGGTGGCCTTTCCAGGCGCTGAGAGCTGCCCCCAGCTGAAAGCCACCAAGGAAATGGGGACCACAAGGACCTGGATCCTGCAGTTAGAGAAATGAGCTCAGAAGAGAACCCAAGCTCCTGGTAAGAACATAGCTGGCAACACGTGATTTCAGCCTGAGCAGAGAACCCGGACGCACTGCActagacttctgacctacagaaccatgagcttCTAAAcaggtgttgttttaagctgctaaatctggggcaatttgttacacagcatagaaaacaaatatagaaGTTGTGTGGCTGGGACAGGGGACACAAGGGGCAGAAGGAGGAGATGAGGCTTGGGAGGGACTGATTGCCGTGgtgaggactttggcttttatgcCGAGGGAGGCGGGAAGCTGCCAGAAATGTGTGACTCTCAGACCGCCTGGCCCTCTGCCACACACTCGCCTTCTCGCAGGTTCCATCCTGCCCAGTTTTTGTTCCACCACCGCAGCCCACTTCCTTACGTTTATCCATCTATCAAgtgatgtgtgtatgtgagtcAGTCAGGCCCTGTTGATTGCAGGGGACAGGAAACCAGCAGAAAGTACTTATCCTCCAAATCCAGGGACTTCAGGGTGAGCTAGATCCAGGAACTCAAGCATTACTTTCAGAAATCTGTGTCCTTCCGCCTCTGCCCTTCGCTCTCTTCTGTGTGTCTGCGTTTTCAGGTGGGCTCCCCAcatggtggccaggatggtcacCAGCAACTCTGGCCTTCACCCTGCCATCCCAGTGATCCAGGCAGAGAGACCCCCACCTTTCTCTCAATGGCTGTCTTAAAAGTCTTAGAGATGACACGCCTTAGCCCAGCTGGGTCACAAGGTCACTgtgaagccagtcacaaaaggtgGGCAGCCGTGGGGAGAATACATTTAATGGCTGGGCCTGGGCCATGCACTTCTTCCAGGAGGCAAGCAGGGCAGAGGGCTCCAGGCCCACCCTGAAACCCCCTGGACTGTGAAAGTGAAGAGTGGTCCTTTATGGGGTCACTCGGGTGCCACCTGcagcaagagaggaagcagatgctggtggTCAAAGCAGCAGATGCCCCTGAGAGTGGCCAGCTTGGTCCACACCTCCAGGTGCCGTGGGTGCCTGCACTCAGATACGGCTTGGAGATTCCAGAGCATTGCGCTCTGTTGCGTTCAGGTCACCCCCCTATCTCTGTATCCTATTAGGTCTTGGCACAGGCAGCAGGACTTGTGGAAATATGACAGAGCCCTGCCTTTGACCTGGTTGTTTACTGgagaaataaatagagaaaatcagCTGAACAGATGCTTGGATGAACGGAGCAGTCCTGGGAGGCACATGCAACAGTCGCCTTTGTAAACAGACGCGGCTCAGAAAGTCTGTCTGAGCCCCAAACAAACGAGGCCTGCAGCCAAGCGTGAAGCCATCTGGGTTCCCCAACCAGCAAGGATGAGGCACCCTGGAGCCGTGGGGCCACTGGGGCTGGGGGATTGCCCAGGATGCCCCAGCCTGTAGGGGTGGTGGGGGTGCGCACTGACTCTTACATTTTCCCCTTGCTCTTTTGGAAATGCAGTTTTTgtctttgggagtccaaggtgggcggatcacgaggtcaggagatcgagaccatcctggctaacacggtaaaaccctatctctactaaaaatacaaaaaattagctaggcgtggtggcgggtgcctgtagtcccagctactcgggaggcttaggcaggagaatggcgtgaacccagggcagagcttgcagtgagcggagatcgcaccattgcactccagcctgggcgacagagcgagactccatctcaaaaacaaaacaaaacaaaacaaaaatatatacacatataaataaaatgcagtacTGGAAACAGGTCTGGGAGGAGAGGGACTGATTGGCTTGGAGATTCCCCTCCCCAAACACCAATAATCATTACAATCGACCTTGCAATAGCCTAAGGATTTTATCAGAGTCCCCTTCTCCCCGGCACATGTATGATTCTCTCATGACATCTCCTCTGCTTGAGCTCCAGCCATATGGGCCTCTTCGCTGGTCCTCAAGGACACCAAGTATGCTTGTGTCTCAGGGCCTGCGCACCTGCTGTTCCCACTGCCTGTGacgccctccccaccccagccctgtgGCTTGCCCCTCACTTCCATTAGGTTTCTGCTCAAATGCTCCCTTAAAACACAGGACTTGTATCAGGCTCTGTTTTGCTGCAGCGGCAAACAACCCAAGCCCTCCATGCCCCGACACACCAAATGTttatctctcacacacacagcaCCTCCAACCTCATTCTAGGGGGATCTGAGACCCAGGCTGATGCAGACTCCGTCTCCACTTTCACGGTCACAGTGTCAGAGGAAAGGGAGTGTGGCAAGTCACAGTGACACCTGTCACTTCCATGCACACTttgttggccaaagcaagtcacagatgTCTGGGAGGAGAGCCAAAAACATGAGTGACTAGCTCAGTGTCACCTCCTTTCTTAGTCACCCTAAATAAGCAGTCCCACCCTGCTTTAATGCCTTTCCTACGCTGCTCCCCACCTGACAGTATGGATATTTAGCTGTTGTTCCCTCGCTTCCCCCTAGAATAAGGTCTTCCTGAGGGC includes the following:
- the LOC112426991 gene encoding large ribosomal subunit protein eL39-like, which translates into the protein MSSHKTFRIKQFLPEKQKENRPIPQWIQMKTGNKNRYNSKRRHWRRTKLGL